A DNA window from Labrys wisconsinensis contains the following coding sequences:
- a CDS encoding putative B6 ABC transporter permease subunit 2, whose translation MSLETLETSAAEPAPGGSAERGAWIRVIAMTLGPIAAALVLSGAILLTLGVDPLAYYATVLERGLLSPYGLQATVTRMAPLLLLAASLIVAFRAGIWNLGGDGQFLLGAVTVAAAGPLLATVAPVWLTLVLCLVLGAAVGAAWSLLPALLRAYQGVNEIITTLMMTFLGVSFANVLVKLAFRDPATTVPQTRTLVVDDRLPRLFGTTISSGVIIGLVAIVAVHLVMTRTAFGLKLRVVGANATAAIHAGLNVPRLTVAVFAISAGLAGMAGAVEILGVQGNVRADWNPAYSLTVVPLVFLARFNGFAAIVFVFLFSVLSIGGESAARRLGVPNFFTLAIVAILLIVLALAEYLDQRRRERIRS comes from the coding sequence ATCGCCATGACGCTCGGCCCGATCGCCGCGGCGCTGGTGCTCTCGGGGGCGATCCTGCTCACGCTCGGCGTCGATCCCCTGGCCTATTACGCCACGGTGCTGGAGCGCGGGCTGCTCTCGCCCTACGGCCTGCAGGCGACGGTGACGCGGATGGCGCCGCTGCTGCTGCTCGCCGCCAGCCTGATCGTCGCCTTCCGGGCCGGCATCTGGAACCTCGGCGGCGACGGCCAGTTCCTGCTCGGCGCGGTGACCGTGGCCGCGGCCGGGCCGCTGCTCGCCACGGTGGCGCCGGTCTGGCTGACGCTGGTGCTGTGCCTGGTGCTCGGGGCCGCCGTCGGCGCGGCCTGGTCGCTGCTGCCGGCGCTGCTGCGCGCCTATCAGGGCGTCAACGAGATCATCACCACGCTGATGATGACCTTCCTCGGCGTGTCCTTCGCCAATGTGCTGGTCAAGCTCGCCTTTCGCGATCCCGCCACGACGGTGCCGCAGACCCGCACGCTGGTGGTCGACGACCGGCTGCCGCGGCTGTTCGGCACGACGATCTCCAGCGGGGTGATCATCGGCCTCGTCGCCATCGTCGCGGTGCACCTGGTCATGACGCGCACCGCTTTCGGCCTGAAGCTCAGGGTCGTCGGCGCCAATGCCACGGCCGCCATCCATGCCGGCCTCAACGTGCCGCGCCTCACCGTGGCGGTGTTCGCCATCTCGGCCGGGCTGGCGGGGATGGCGGGGGCGGTGGAGATCCTCGGCGTGCAGGGCAATGTCCGCGCCGACTGGAACCCGGCCTACAGCCTCACCGTGGTGCCGCTGGTGTTCCTGGCGCGCTTCAACGGCTTTGCCGCCATCGTCTTCGTCTTCCTGTTCTCGGTCCTGTCGATCGGCGGCGAGAGCGCGGCGCGGCGGCTCGGCGTGCCGAACTTCTTCACCCTGGCGATCGTCGCCATCCTGCTGATCGTGCTGGCCCTGGCCGAATATCTCGACCAGCGCCGGCGCGAGCGGATCCGGAGCTGA
- a CDS encoding putative B6 ABC transporter permease subunit 1, translating to MGLLTEAFLTSLVLGAITAGLPLLLAGLGEQMSEKAGVLNVGIEGMMLTGAYCGFLVAYDSGSIWLGFLGGIAGGMLVAALMALFCVRLGLSQIVIGIALTLGAEGITALLHHVQFSQTYPRLPAAETLPIPLLSKIPVIGPALFDRPAIVYLALAAVAVLSVLYRSTHLGVALQAAGDKPAALDSAGVDVARTRTVAVLTTGALAGLGGAFMAEIGAGIFIPFMTNGAGFIGIVLAMLARGRPLWVLGGALLFGACLSMTTALQVAGVDIPTDVIQMLPFAAVTLVLVLFGRRASLPAALGVPYVRGAR from the coding sequence ATGGGCCTGCTCACCGAAGCCTTCCTCACCTCGCTGGTGCTCGGCGCGATCACCGCCGGCCTGCCGCTGCTGCTGGCGGGCCTGGGCGAGCAGATGTCGGAGAAGGCCGGCGTGCTCAATGTCGGCATCGAGGGCATGATGCTGACGGGGGCCTATTGCGGCTTCCTCGTCGCCTATGACAGCGGCTCGATCTGGCTCGGCTTTCTCGGCGGCATCGCCGGCGGCATGCTGGTGGCGGCGCTGATGGCGCTGTTCTGCGTCCGGCTGGGGCTCAGCCAGATCGTCATCGGCATCGCCCTGACGCTCGGGGCAGAAGGCATCACCGCGCTGCTGCACCACGTGCAGTTCAGCCAGACCTATCCGCGCCTGCCGGCGGCCGAGACCCTGCCGATCCCGCTGCTGTCGAAGATCCCGGTGATCGGGCCGGCGCTGTTCGACCGGCCGGCCATCGTCTATCTCGCGCTCGCGGCGGTGGCGGTGCTGAGCGTCCTCTACCGCTCCACCCATCTCGGCGTGGCGCTGCAGGCGGCGGGCGACAAGCCGGCAGCGCTCGATTCGGCCGGGGTCGACGTGGCTCGCACCCGGACGGTGGCGGTTCTGACCACCGGGGCCCTGGCCGGGCTCGGCGGCGCCTTCATGGCCGAGATCGGCGCCGGCATCTTCATCCCGTTCATGACCAACGGCGCCGGCTTCATCGGCATCGTCCTCGCCATGCTGGCGCGCGGGCGCCCGCTCTGGGTCCTCGGCGGGGCGCTCCTGTTCGGGGCGTGCCTGTCGATGACCACGGCGCTGCAGGTCGCCGGCGTCGACATCCCCACCGACGTGATCCAGATGCTGCCCTTCGCCGCGGTGACCCTGGTGCTGGTGCTGTTCGGCCGGCGAGCCAGCCTGCCGGCGGCGCTCGGCGTGCCCTATGTCCGTGGCGCGCGGTGA